The following proteins come from a genomic window of Iamia sp. SCSIO 61187:
- a CDS encoding glucose 1-dehydrogenase: MPSSTDLFSIEGKTALVTGGSRGIGLMIARGFVEAGASVVISSRKASVCEEVAAELSEIGECRAVPADLSTEDECRRLIDEVATGTDTLDILVNNAGATWGAPLAEFDDAAWDRTLDLNVKGVFHTTKFALPLLEAASSEGDPSRVINIGSIDGIHVPVLETYSYSASKAAVHQLTRHLAAKLAPRITVNAIAPGPFESKMMAATLAAAGDQIAASAPMRRIGQPDDMAGTAIFLSSRASSYITGTVIPVDGGIATCR, from the coding sequence GTGCCTTCCTCCACCGACCTGTTCAGCATCGAGGGCAAGACCGCCCTCGTCACCGGCGGCAGCCGCGGCATCGGGCTCATGATCGCCCGGGGCTTCGTCGAGGCGGGGGCGTCCGTCGTCATCTCCAGCCGCAAGGCCTCGGTGTGCGAGGAGGTGGCGGCCGAGCTCTCCGAGATAGGCGAGTGCCGGGCCGTCCCCGCCGACCTCTCGACCGAGGACGAGTGCCGCCGCCTGATCGACGAGGTCGCCACCGGGACCGACACCCTCGACATCCTGGTGAACAACGCCGGCGCCACGTGGGGCGCCCCGCTCGCCGAGTTCGACGACGCCGCATGGGACCGGACCCTCGACCTCAACGTCAAGGGCGTGTTCCACACGACCAAGTTCGCCCTCCCCCTGCTCGAGGCGGCCAGCTCCGAGGGCGACCCGTCGCGGGTCATCAACATCGGCTCGATCGACGGCATCCACGTCCCGGTCCTCGAGACCTACTCGTACTCGGCCAGCAAGGCCGCCGTGCACCAGCTCACCCGCCACCTGGCGGCCAAGCTGGCCCCCCGCATCACCGTGAACGCCATCGCCCCGGGCCCGTTCGAGTCGAAGATGATGGCGGCCACCCTCGCCGCCGCCGGGGACCAGATCGCGGCGTCGGCGCCGATGCGCCGCATCGGCCAGCCCGACGACATGGCCGGCACCGCGATCTTCCTCAGCTCGCGCGCCAGCTCGTACATCACCGGCACCGTGATCCCCGTCGACGGCGGCATCGCCACCTGCCGGTAG
- a CDS encoding TetR/AcrR family transcriptional regulator → MADHSADPIADPIAARGPGPEPDEDPGADGTRERLIRAAIEIVATEGVAALTTVNVCRRVGIAQSSYYTHFASRDELLQALGERSAIASRRTTRAARAQFGEHRDRVHLRDTIRAPLELIRSYPEIFRLGRQARHEPPSTALGAHARAMAAANRAELADDLMDLAGQHDPGLRRRYEMVADCMDAMVTTLGEGHIEGRYPDLEEVIDLLAIYAAGSPRLVEWLSWRPPTEA, encoded by the coding sequence ATGGCTGACCACAGCGCCGACCCGATCGCCGACCCGATCGCCGCCCGGGGCCCCGGCCCGGAGCCAGACGAGGACCCCGGCGCCGACGGCACCCGCGAGCGGCTGATCCGGGCCGCCATCGAGATCGTGGCCACCGAGGGCGTGGCCGCCCTGACCACGGTCAACGTCTGCCGCCGGGTCGGCATCGCCCAGTCGAGCTACTACACCCACTTCGCCAGCCGCGACGAGCTCCTCCAGGCCCTCGGCGAGCGCAGCGCCATCGCCAGCCGCCGGACCACCCGGGCGGCGCGGGCCCAGTTCGGCGAGCACCGCGACCGGGTCCACCTGCGCGACACCATCCGGGCGCCGCTCGAGCTCATCCGGTCCTACCCGGAGATCTTCCGGCTCGGGCGCCAGGCCCGCCACGAGCCCCCGTCGACGGCGCTGGGCGCCCACGCCCGGGCCATGGCCGCCGCCAACCGGGCCGAGCTGGCCGACGACCTCATGGACCTGGCCGGCCAGCACGACCCCGGGCTGCGCCGGCGCTACGAGATGGTCGCCGACTGCATGGACGCCATGGTCACGACCCTGGGCGAGGGCCACATCGAGGGCCGGTACCCGGACCTCGAGGAGGTCATCGACCTCCTCGCCATCTACGCCGCCGGGTCGCCCCGCCTCGTCGAGTGGCTGTCCTGGCGCCCCCCCACCGAGGCCTGA
- a CDS encoding ABC transporter substrate-binding protein has translation MLPSSDGPEADRSKLLRRWGPLAALAVVAVIVLAVLVVGGGSDDDEEAAGDDTPASEAEAPTGAVSWSQAEEEGTTDELTWPETCDQETGRVAIPYLLASECYADVEGDNGGETSPGVTADSIKVVAYVSPESDPVIEYVTQAIANDDTVEQVSETVQGYIDIFNATYQTYGRQVDLEILVGTGSANDEVAARADAVTAAEDMGAFAVLGGPTLTSAFADELAAREVVCIGCTGGDPEFFDERSPYLYSTGPNSDQVLIHLVEYMTKKLAGKPAEFAGDEALTDQERSFGYLWIESNDTSAAQAERFEDLLGEEGIELTESVSYTLDPARLQEQATSVITRLKQAGVTTVVFSGDPVAPGPFTTEATAQDFHPEWVLGPQVLVDTVAFSRTYDQEQWAHAFGPSPLTVKPDQAQRSPFVLYEWFHGELPPAADTSAVIVPNPSLFFSAVSAAGPELTPETLQAGLFARPPTPSYESEPSLSFGDHGFWPYPDYNGVDDVTEIWWDPEATGEDEIGREGTGMWRYVNGGQRYLPGEWTEDLTLFDEEGTETILDAPPEGEVPPEYPSP, from the coding sequence ATGTTGCCCAGCAGTGACGGACCCGAGGCCGACCGGAGCAAGCTGCTCCGGCGATGGGGGCCCCTGGCCGCCCTCGCCGTGGTGGCGGTGATCGTCCTCGCCGTGCTCGTGGTGGGCGGCGGCTCCGACGACGACGAGGAGGCGGCGGGCGACGACACGCCCGCCAGCGAGGCCGAGGCGCCCACCGGCGCCGTGTCGTGGAGCCAGGCCGAGGAGGAGGGCACCACCGACGAGCTGACGTGGCCCGAGACCTGCGACCAGGAGACGGGGCGGGTCGCCATCCCGTACCTCCTCGCGTCGGAGTGCTACGCCGACGTCGAGGGCGACAACGGCGGCGAGACCTCGCCCGGCGTCACCGCCGACTCCATCAAGGTCGTCGCCTACGTGTCCCCCGAGAGCGACCCGGTGATCGAGTACGTCACCCAGGCCATCGCCAACGACGACACCGTCGAGCAGGTCAGCGAGACCGTCCAGGGCTACATCGACATCTTCAACGCGACGTACCAGACCTACGGGCGCCAGGTGGACCTCGAGATCCTCGTGGGCACCGGCTCGGCCAACGACGAGGTCGCGGCCCGGGCCGACGCGGTGACCGCGGCCGAGGACATGGGCGCCTTCGCCGTGCTCGGCGGGCCCACGCTCACCAGCGCCTTCGCCGACGAGCTGGCGGCCCGGGAGGTCGTCTGCATCGGGTGCACCGGGGGTGACCCCGAGTTCTTCGACGAGCGCTCGCCCTACCTGTACTCGACGGGTCCGAACTCCGACCAGGTCCTCATCCACCTGGTCGAGTACATGACCAAGAAGCTGGCCGGGAAGCCGGCCGAGTTCGCCGGGGACGAGGCCCTCACCGACCAGGAGCGGTCGTTCGGCTACCTGTGGATCGAGTCCAACGACACCTCGGCCGCCCAGGCCGAGCGGTTCGAGGACCTGCTCGGCGAGGAGGGCATCGAGCTGACCGAGAGCGTCTCCTACACGCTCGACCCGGCCCGCCTGCAGGAGCAGGCCACCAGCGTCATCACCCGGCTCAAGCAGGCGGGGGTGACCACCGTCGTCTTCTCCGGCGACCCCGTCGCCCCGGGACCGTTCACCACCGAGGCCACCGCCCAGGACTTCCACCCCGAGTGGGTCCTCGGCCCCCAGGTCCTGGTCGACACGGTGGCCTTCTCCCGCACCTACGACCAGGAGCAGTGGGCCCACGCCTTCGGGCCCAGCCCGCTGACGGTCAAGCCGGACCAGGCCCAACGGTCGCCGTTCGTGCTCTACGAGTGGTTCCACGGCGAGCTGCCGCCCGCCGCCGACACCAGCGCCGTCATCGTGCCCAACCCGTCGCTGTTCTTCTCCGCCGTGTCCGCCGCCGGTCCCGAGCTGACGCCCGAGACGCTGCAGGCCGGCCTCTTCGCCCGGCCGCCGACGCCGTCGTACGAGTCCGAGCCGTCGCTCTCGTTCGGCGACCACGGCTTCTGGCCCTACCCGGACTACAACGGCGTCGACGACGTCACCGAGATCTGGTGGGACCCGGAGGCGACCGGCGAGGACGAGATCGGCCGCGAGGGGACGGGGATGTGGCGCTACGTCAACGGCGGCCAGCGCTACCTGCCGGGGGAGTGGACCGAGGACCTGACGCTCTTCGACGAGGAGGGCACCGAGACGATCCTCGACGCCCCGCCCGAGGGTGAGGTCCCGCCCGAGTACCCGTCCCCCTGA
- a CDS encoding MFS transporter, whose amino-acid sequence MAATTTDPAAGVPERGGGLRGWAARITGGGPVLPLVVLFGLNAVDELDRTAFGILLPEIRDEFGLGTQGILTLIAVVTLLALVLQVPIAAAADRYPRVPLAAAGGALWGVFSLLTGLATGVVFLFVVRIFSGIGRATVDPTHNSLLADYYAPEARARVFSTHRAANAVGACIGPLSAGLLASAFGWRAPFLVFVVPTAIFVGLALWLKEPVRGGHERRAMGATEEVIATEEVSPSFGEGWRMVWKIETLRRIWYSLPFLGASLIGFVSLASLMYEEQFDLDEKARGFVAAGVEPAQLLGVILGARVATRLMAKDTSLVMRFLSLVAFVVSGALLAFALAPSLAVAIIANLVIAGSLAVLGPGILASLSLAIPPRARSIGFSVGALWVVPGLLFLPILGAVADRWGIRWGMVLMVPIFLVGGLIIATAGASVNRDIAQVWKASAARAEAAHERAAGRSKLLLVRDLEVGYGDVQVLFGVDVEIGEGEIVALLGTNGAGKSTLLKAISGIVEADGGAVIFDGRDITHAPPHEIASLGVAQMPGGAGVFGDLTVRENLQMGSWGHRSDRAATKAGVDEVLGFFPVLGQRLDDPASDLSGGQQQMLALGMAFLSQPRLLMIDELSLGLAPVIVEQLLPIVEGIAASGTTVVIVEQSVNVALTVAETAFFMEKGQIRFHGPTAELLERPDVLRSVFLEGAGAATQARDGDGTAPRPAGAAVAIEKIAERTEEEVTHVAAAGVEGHSADEHVAATAGAAEVALATHDLSVRFGGIKAVDGVTLEVAPGEVVGIIGPNGAGKTTLFDLISGFTPSDGGRVEVRGRDVTRLSASARARAGLGRSFQDARLFPALTVEEAIAVALERWVEVRDPLSAALHLPASFDSEEAVRTRVDALIELLGLEAFRSKFVRELSTGSRRVVDLACVVAHRPTVVLLDEPSSGIAQRETEALAPLLRRIADEVGAGVVVIEHDMPLITAVSDRLVAMDQGSVIAVGAPDEVLHDPAVVASYLGTTASVIARSGDLVAP is encoded by the coding sequence ATGGCGGCCACGACGACCGACCCGGCCGCCGGCGTGCCCGAGCGGGGCGGCGGCCTGCGGGGCTGGGCCGCCCGGATCACCGGGGGCGGGCCCGTGCTGCCGCTCGTGGTGCTCTTCGGGCTCAACGCCGTCGACGAGCTCGACCGCACCGCGTTCGGGATCCTGCTGCCCGAGATCCGCGACGAGTTCGGGCTCGGCACCCAGGGGATCCTCACCCTCATCGCCGTCGTCACCCTGCTGGCGCTGGTCCTGCAGGTCCCCATCGCGGCCGCCGCCGACCGCTACCCGCGGGTCCCCCTCGCCGCCGCCGGCGGTGCCCTCTGGGGCGTGTTCTCGCTCCTCACCGGCCTGGCGACCGGGGTGGTGTTCCTGTTCGTCGTGCGGATCTTCTCCGGCATCGGCCGGGCCACCGTCGACCCCACGCACAACTCGCTCCTCGCCGACTACTACGCCCCCGAGGCCCGGGCCCGGGTGTTCTCGACCCACCGGGCCGCCAACGCCGTCGGAGCCTGCATCGGGCCGCTCAGCGCCGGCCTGCTCGCCTCCGCCTTCGGGTGGCGGGCGCCGTTCCTCGTCTTCGTCGTCCCGACCGCCATCTTCGTCGGCCTGGCCCTCTGGCTGAAGGAGCCCGTGCGCGGCGGCCACGAGCGGCGGGCCATGGGCGCCACCGAGGAGGTCATCGCCACCGAGGAGGTCTCGCCGTCGTTCGGCGAGGGCTGGCGGATGGTCTGGAAGATCGAGACCCTGCGGCGCATCTGGTACAGCCTCCCGTTCCTCGGCGCCTCGCTGATCGGGTTCGTCTCGCTGGCATCGCTCATGTACGAGGAGCAGTTCGACCTCGACGAGAAGGCCCGCGGCTTCGTGGCCGCCGGCGTCGAGCCGGCCCAGCTGCTGGGGGTGATCCTCGGTGCCCGCGTCGCCACCCGGCTGATGGCGAAGGACACCAGCCTGGTGATGCGGTTCCTCTCGCTGGTGGCCTTCGTGGTGTCCGGTGCCCTCCTGGCCTTCGCCCTGGCCCCCAGCCTCGCCGTGGCGATCATCGCCAACCTCGTCATCGCCGGCAGCCTGGCCGTGCTCGGCCCGGGCATCCTCGCCTCGCTCTCGCTGGCCATCCCGCCCCGGGCCCGATCGATCGGGTTCTCCGTCGGCGCCCTCTGGGTCGTCCCCGGGCTGCTGTTCCTGCCGATCCTGGGCGCCGTCGCCGACCGGTGGGGCATCCGGTGGGGGATGGTCCTCATGGTGCCGATCTTCTTGGTCGGCGGGCTCATCATCGCCACGGCCGGCGCCAGCGTGAACCGTGACATCGCCCAGGTGTGGAAGGCGTCGGCGGCCCGCGCCGAGGCCGCCCACGAGCGGGCCGCGGGCCGGTCGAAGCTGCTGCTCGTGCGGGACCTCGAGGTCGGCTACGGCGACGTGCAGGTCCTGTTCGGCGTCGACGTCGAGATCGGCGAGGGGGAGATCGTCGCCCTGCTGGGGACCAACGGCGCCGGCAAGTCCACGCTGCTGAAGGCCATCTCCGGCATCGTCGAGGCCGACGGAGGCGCCGTCATCTTCGACGGCCGGGACATCACCCACGCCCCGCCCCACGAGATCGCCTCCCTCGGGGTGGCCCAGATGCCCGGGGGCGCCGGCGTCTTCGGCGACCTGACCGTCCGCGAGAACCTCCAGATGGGGTCGTGGGGCCACCGGTCCGACCGCGCCGCGACCAAGGCCGGCGTCGACGAGGTCCTCGGCTTCTTCCCGGTCCTGGGCCAGCGGCTCGACGATCCGGCCTCGGACCTGTCCGGCGGCCAGCAGCAGATGCTGGCGCTGGGGATGGCGTTCCTGTCCCAGCCCCGCCTGCTCATGATCGACGAGCTGTCGCTGGGCCTGGCACCGGTCATCGTCGAGCAGCTGCTGCCCATCGTCGAGGGCATCGCCGCCTCGGGCACGACGGTCGTGATCGTCGAGCAGTCGGTGAACGTCGCCCTCACCGTCGCCGAGACCGCCTTCTTCATGGAGAAGGGCCAGATCCGGTTCCACGGGCCCACCGCCGAGCTCCTCGAGCGACCCGACGTGCTGCGCTCGGTGTTCCTCGAGGGCGCCGGCGCGGCCACGCAGGCCCGCGACGGCGACGGGACGGCGCCGCGACCGGCGGGGGCGGCGGTCGCCATCGAGAAGATCGCCGAGCGCACCGAGGAGGAGGTCACCCACGTGGCCGCCGCCGGCGTCGAGGGCCACTCCGCCGACGAGCACGTCGCGGCCACCGCGGGGGCGGCCGAGGTCGCCCTGGCCACCCACGACCTGTCGGTCCGCTTCGGTGGCATCAAGGCCGTCGACGGCGTCACCCTCGAGGTCGCTCCCGGCGAGGTCGTGGGCATCATCGGCCCCAACGGCGCCGGCAAGACCACCCTGTTCGACCTCATCAGCGGGTTCACCCCCTCCGACGGCGGCCGGGTCGAGGTCCGCGGGCGCGACGTCACCCGGCTCTCGGCCAGCGCCCGGGCCCGGGCCGGGCTGGGCCGCTCGTTCCAGGACGCCCGCCTGTTCCCGGCCCTCACCGTGGAGGAGGCGATCGCCGTCGCCCTCGAGCGGTGGGTCGAGGTGCGCGACCCCCTGAGCGCCGCCCTCCACCTGCCGGCGTCGTTCGACTCCGAGGAGGCGGTCCGGACCCGGGTGGACGCCCTGATCGAGCTCCTCGGGCTCGAGGCGTTCCGGTCGAAGTTCGTGCGCGAGCTCTCCACCGGTTCCCGCCGCGTCGTCGACCTGGCGTGCGTCGTCGCCCACCGTCCCACCGTCGTGCTCCTCGACGAGCCCTCCAGCGGCATCGCCCAGCGCGAGACCGAGGCCCTCGCCCCGCTGCTGCGGCGCATCGCCGACGAGGTTGGGGCCGGCGTCGTCGTCATCGAGCACGACATGCCGCTGATCACCGCCGTGTCGGATCGCCTGGTGGCCATGGACCAGGGCTCCGTCATCGCCGTCGGCGCCCCCGACGAGGTGCTCCACGACCCCGCGGTCGTGGCGTCGTACCTCGGCACCACCGCCAGCGTCATCGCCCGCTCCGGGGACCTGGTCGCACCGTGA
- the dnaG gene encoding DNA primase encodes MGITDETVAEVRAKADIVHVAQNFMQLKKVGRRYSGLCPFHGEKTPSFSVNAEDGLYYCFGCQAKGDTITLVRELQHLDFAEAIEWLAAQSGVQVRYTEKGQGEQRQRKTRLTEAVERAVDWYHDRLLTGRDAGPARAYLRHRGFDGDTVRRYRLGWAPDDWDQLCRHLDLPDKVLVDTGLGFINRARRQQDFFRGRVLFPIFDAQDRAIGFGGRIMPGQEGPKYRNTGQTPLYDKSKVLYGLNWAKSDVVKAEEVIVCEGYTDVIGFADVGVPRAVATCGTSLTEDHVRQLRRFARRLVLAFDPDAAGAAAAERVYAWEQAHELEVVVADLPPGLDPGDLARSDPDRLRAAVENPTPFLGFRVERALAGGRLDTPEGRARTAEAALDVIGEHPSDFVRDQYVMEVADRCRIDVERLRASLRPGGRPSVRVAEAPRRAAHSEDPEVSALRLAVDADHRSEMLPLLHEVLFADDRHAVAFRALRDAEGDLHRAIDDADPDTAELLARLAAEDDPGDPSDVRRILLRAQGQREVALLRRQLRGASDQTAAELNPILAWLLTRLQAVAPDARTGRDVEDQLLAWLAERAEERS; translated from the coding sequence ATGGGCATCACCGACGAGACGGTGGCCGAGGTGCGGGCCAAGGCGGACATCGTCCACGTCGCCCAGAACTTCATGCAGCTCAAGAAGGTCGGGCGCCGCTACAGCGGCCTGTGCCCCTTCCACGGCGAGAAGACCCCCAGCTTCTCCGTCAACGCCGAGGACGGGCTGTACTACTGCTTCGGCTGCCAGGCCAAGGGGGACACGATCACGCTGGTGCGCGAGCTCCAGCACCTCGACTTCGCCGAGGCCATCGAGTGGCTGGCGGCCCAGAGCGGCGTGCAGGTCCGCTACACCGAGAAGGGCCAGGGCGAGCAGCGCCAGCGCAAGACCCGCCTGACCGAGGCCGTCGAGCGGGCGGTCGACTGGTACCACGACCGCCTGCTGACCGGGCGGGACGCCGGCCCGGCCCGGGCCTACCTGCGCCACCGCGGCTTCGACGGCGACACCGTCCGGCGCTACCGGCTGGGGTGGGCGCCCGACGACTGGGACCAGCTGTGCCGCCACCTCGACCTGCCCGACAAGGTCCTCGTCGACACCGGCCTCGGGTTCATCAACCGGGCCCGCCGCCAGCAGGACTTCTTCCGGGGCCGGGTCCTGTTCCCCATCTTCGACGCCCAGGACCGCGCCATCGGCTTCGGCGGCCGGATCATGCCGGGACAGGAGGGGCCCAAGTACCGCAACACCGGGCAGACCCCGCTCTACGACAAGAGCAAGGTCCTCTACGGGCTCAACTGGGCCAAGAGCGACGTGGTGAAGGCCGAGGAGGTCATCGTCTGCGAGGGCTACACCGACGTCATCGGCTTCGCCGACGTCGGCGTCCCGCGGGCGGTCGCCACCTGCGGCACGTCGCTCACCGAGGACCACGTCCGCCAGCTGCGCCGCTTCGCCCGGCGGCTGGTGCTGGCCTTCGACCCCGACGCCGCCGGGGCGGCCGCCGCCGAACGGGTGTACGCTTGGGAGCAGGCCCACGAGCTGGAGGTGGTGGTGGCTGACCTGCCCCCGGGCCTGGATCCCGGCGATCTCGCACGCTCCGACCCGGACCGCCTCCGCGCCGCCGTCGAGAACCCCACCCCGTTCCTCGGGTTCCGCGTCGAGCGGGCCCTCGCCGGCGGTCGGCTCGACACCCCCGAGGGGCGGGCCCGGACGGCCGAGGCCGCCCTCGACGTGATCGGCGAGCACCCCAGCGACTTCGTCCGCGACCAGTACGTGATGGAGGTGGCCGACCGCTGCCGCATCGACGTCGAGCGGCTGCGGGCCTCGCTCCGCCCCGGGGGACGGCCGAGCGTCCGGGTGGCCGAGGCCCCGCGCCGGGCGGCGCACTCGGAGGACCCGGAGGTGTCGGCGCTGCGGCTCGCTGTGGACGCCGACCACCGGTCCGAGATGCTGCCGCTCCTGCACGAGGTCCTCTTCGCCGACGATCGCCACGCCGTGGCCTTCCGGGCCCTGCGCGACGCCGAGGGCGACCTGCACCGGGCCATCGACGACGCCGACCCCGACACCGCCGAGCTGCTGGCGCGCCTCGCCGCCGAGGACGATCCGGGCGACCCCTCCGACGTGCGCCGGATCCTGCTCCGCGCCCAGGGCCAGCGGGAGGTCGCCCTGCTGCGCCGGCAGCTGCGGGGTGCGTCCGACCAGACCGCGGCCGAGCTCAACCCGATCCTGGCCTGGCTGCTGACCCGCCTCCAGGCCGTCGCCCCCGATGCGCGAACCGGGAGAGATGTCGAGGACCAGTTGCTAGCGTGGCTCGCCGAGAGGGCCGAGGAGAGGTCATGA
- a CDS encoding ABC transporter permease produces MTAATTPTVADGDRRASTPADRLRALAPTVAPPLAIIALQLIVFPVPSGIFVRGIVIGGLTALVSLGMALIHRSNRILNFAQADLGGVPAVLVLMLMTAWGWSYWLAVPTGLVAALLVGGIVEAVIIRRFRHAPRLILTVATLGLSQILAACALLMPQLWTDERVLAPRIEAPFAVSFTVGGVVFNANDVIAMVVVPICIALLAWFLQRTQLGVAVRATATSSQRASLLGIPVHRVQTLVWAVAGLLAFVATFLRAGILGLPVGSALSFGILLRALAALLIGRMTNLTLIASSAVALGVLELGVQWNASSPLLIDPILAAVIGIALVVQRRKSGRVGDEDASGWQAADEVRPVPAVLRRETEVRLVRWVGGTVLLAAALVLPHLLSTDRSLKASAVIIYGILALSLVVLSGWAGQVSLGQVAFFAIGAVVGAKATIDHDADLLVSLMLAALAGGVAALLVGLPALRRGGLHLAVTTFAFALATTSYLLNDRFFDWVPSDRVSRNPLLGRLDWDSPTGVYYVTLAGFVLVVLALRGVRRSRAGRVLLAIRENERAAEAYGVSPTRAKLTAFALSGAIAAFAGGLFVHHQQSFGSGPYDPGQNFAVFTMAVIGGIGSIPGAVLGAVYLRGTQWFLPNEWQVVATGAGVLLVLLVLPTGLGGLLFQLRDGWLRSVVRRRGLHVPSLVGDDRIEVSAPPPPIAGPVEPDDEVSLAKPGDDDHEPPAPATEIPAEVKA; encoded by the coding sequence GTGACCGCAGCCACGACGCCGACGGTCGCCGACGGCGACCGTCGGGCCAGCACCCCCGCCGACCGGCTGCGGGCCCTCGCCCCGACGGTCGCCCCGCCGCTCGCCATCATCGCCCTGCAGCTGATCGTCTTCCCGGTGCCGTCGGGGATCTTCGTGCGGGGCATCGTGATCGGCGGCCTCACCGCCCTCGTGTCGCTGGGCATGGCCCTCATCCACCGGTCGAACCGGATCCTGAACTTCGCCCAGGCCGACCTGGGCGGCGTCCCCGCCGTCCTCGTCTTGATGCTCATGACGGCGTGGGGCTGGAGCTACTGGCTCGCCGTTCCCACCGGCCTGGTGGCGGCCCTGCTCGTGGGCGGCATCGTCGAGGCGGTCATCATCCGGCGGTTCCGCCACGCCCCCCGGCTCATCCTCACCGTGGCCACGCTGGGGCTGTCGCAGATCCTCGCCGCCTGCGCCCTCCTCATGCCCCAGCTGTGGACCGACGAACGGGTCCTGGCCCCGCGCATCGAGGCCCCGTTCGCCGTCAGCTTCACCGTCGGGGGCGTGGTCTTCAACGCCAACGACGTGATCGCCATGGTGGTCGTGCCGATCTGCATCGCCCTGCTGGCCTGGTTCCTCCAGCGGACCCAGCTGGGCGTCGCGGTGCGCGCCACGGCCACGAGCTCGCAGCGGGCCTCGCTCCTCGGCATCCCCGTCCACCGGGTCCAGACGCTGGTGTGGGCCGTCGCCGGCCTCCTCGCCTTCGTGGCCACCTTCCTCCGCGCCGGGATCCTCGGCCTGCCCGTCGGGTCCGCCCTCAGCTTCGGCATCCTCCTGCGGGCCCTGGCCGCCCTCCTGATCGGGCGGATGACCAACCTCACCCTGATCGCCAGCAGCGCCGTGGCCCTCGGCGTCCTCGAGCTGGGCGTGCAGTGGAACGCCTCCAGCCCGCTGCTCATCGACCCCATCCTCGCCGCCGTCATCGGCATCGCCCTCGTGGTGCAGCGGCGCAAGAGCGGCCGGGTCGGCGACGAGGACGCCTCGGGGTGGCAGGCGGCCGACGAGGTCCGACCCGTGCCCGCCGTCCTGCGCCGCGAGACCGAGGTGCGGCTCGTCCGGTGGGTCGGCGGCACGGTCCTCCTCGCCGCCGCCCTCGTCCTGCCGCACCTCCTGTCCACCGACCGCTCGCTCAAGGCGTCGGCCGTGATCATCTACGGCATCCTCGCCCTGTCCCTGGTGGTGCTGAGCGGGTGGGCCGGGCAGGTGTCGCTCGGCCAGGTCGCCTTCTTCGCCATCGGGGCCGTGGTCGGGGCCAAGGCCACGATCGACCACGACGCCGACCTGCTGGTGAGCCTCATGCTGGCCGCCCTGGCCGGGGGGGTGGCAGCCCTGCTCGTCGGGCTCCCCGCCCTGCGGCGCGGTGGCCTGCACCTGGCCGTGACGACCTTCGCCTTCGCCCTGGCGACCACCTCGTACCTGCTCAACGACCGCTTCTTCGACTGGGTGCCGTCGGACCGGGTCTCGCGCAACCCGCTGCTGGGGCGGCTCGACTGGGACTCGCCGACCGGCGTCTACTACGTGACCCTCGCCGGCTTCGTCCTGGTGGTGCTGGCCCTGCGGGGCGTCCGCCGGTCGCGGGCGGGACGGGTCCTGCTCGCCATCCGGGAGAACGAGAGGGCGGCCGAGGCCTACGGCGTCAGCCCCACCCGGGCCAAGCTGACCGCCTTCGCCCTGTCGGGGGCCATCGCCGCCTTCGCCGGCGGGCTGTTCGTCCACCACCAGCAGTCCTTCGGCAGCGGCCCCTACGACCCGGGCCAGAACTTCGCCGTGTTCACCATGGCCGTCATCGGCGGCATCGGGTCCATCCCCGGGGCGGTGCTCGGCGCCGTCTACCTGCGGGGCACGCAGTGGTTCCTCCCCAACGAGTGGCAGGTGGTCGCCACCGGCGCCGGCGTGCTGCTGGTGCTGCTCGTGCTGCCCACCGGGCTGGGCGGGCTGCTGTTCCAGCTGCGCGACGGCTGGCTGCGCTCGGTCGTGCGCCGCCGGGGGCTGCACGTGCCCAGCCTGGTGGGCGACGACCGGATCGAGGTGTCGGCCCCGCCGCCACCCATCGCCGGCCCGGTGGAGCCCGACGACGAGGTCAGCCTGGCCAAGCCGGGCGACGACGACCACGAACCGCCCGCCCCGGCGACGGAGATCCCGGCCGAGGTGAAGGCCTGA